From a region of the Chroicocephalus ridibundus chromosome 8, bChrRid1.1, whole genome shotgun sequence genome:
- the COLGALT2 gene encoding procollagen galactosyltransferase 2 isoform X2 — MEDPQSYPEEIGPKHWPSSRFTHVMKLRQAALRAAREKWSDYILFIDADNLLTNPQTLNLMIAENKTLVAPMLESRSLYSNFWCGITPQGYYKRTLDYPLIREWKRTGCFAVPMIHSTFLIDLRKEASTKLMFYPPHQDYTWSFDDIMVFAFSSRQAGIQMFVCNREHYGFLPMPLKSHQTLQEETENFVHTLIEAMIDRPPIEPSQYVSLPPKNPDKMGFDEIFMINLKRRKDRRDRMLRTLYEQEIAVKIVEAVDGKALNTSQLKALSIDMLPGYRDPYSSRPLTRGEIGCFLSHYYIWKEVLNRELEKTLVIEDDVRFEHQFKRKLMKLMDDVEQAQLDWELIYIGRKRMQVQEPEKAVPNVMNLVEADYSYWTLGYAISLQGARKLIGAEPFSKMLPVDEFLPVMYNKHPVAKYMEYYESRDLKAFSAEPLLVYPTHYTGQPGYLSDTETSTIWDNETVSTDWDRTHSWKSRQQGKIHSDAQNKDALPSQSSLNAPSSRDEL; from the exons ATGGAAGACCCCCA gtCTTACCCAGAAGAAATTGGGCCAAAACATTGGCCAAGCTCCCGATTCACTCATGTGATGAAACTCCGACAGGCTGCCCTGCGCGCTGCACGGGAGAAGTGGTCGGACTACATCCTG TTTATCGATGCAGATAATTTACTGACCAACCCACAAACCCTGAACCTGATGATAGCGGAAAACAAGACGCTGGTGGCACCGATGCTGGAGTCTCGCTCCCTCTACTCTAACTTCTGGTGCGGCATCACCCCCCAG GGCTATTACAAAAGGACGCTGGATTACCCCCTGATTCGGGAGTGGAAGAGGACAGGCTGTTTTGCTGTTCCAATGATTCATTCCACGTTCCTCATTGACTTGAGGAAAGAGGCCTCCACCAAGCTGATGTTCTACCCACCCCACCAGGACTACACCTGGAGCTTTGATGATATCATGGTCTTTGCCTTCTCCAGTCGCCAAGCAG GAATACAGATGTTTGTCTGCAACCGTGAACACTATGGTTTCCTTCCCATGCCCCTGAAATCGCACCAGACGCTGCAAGAAGAAACCGAGAACTTTGTGCACACACTGATCGAGGCTATGA tcGATCGCCCTCCCATTGAACCCTCTCAGTACGTGTCTCTTCCTCCGAAGAACCCTGACAAGATGGGATTTGATGAA ATTTTCATGATCAACCTGAAGCGTCGGAAAGACAGGCGGGATCGGATGTTGCGGACTCTCTATGAGCAGGAGATTGCAGTCAAGATCGTGGAGGCTGTGGATGGAAA AGCACTGAACACGAGTCAGCTCAAAGCTCTCAGCATCGATATGCTCCCGGGTTACCGGGACCCATATTCCTCCAGGCCACTAACCAGGGGAGAGATCGGCTGCTTCCTTAGTCATTACTACATCTGGAAGGAG GTGCTGAACAGAGAACTGGAGAAGACGCTTGTTATTGAGGATGATGTGCGCTTTGAACACCAGTTTAAAAGGAAGCTCATGAAGCTGATGGATGATGTTGAACAAGCCCAGCTAGACTGGGAGCTTAT CTACATTGGCCGGAAAAGGATGCAGGTGCAGGAGCCTGAGAAAGCAGTTCCCAATGTCATGAACCTGGTGGAAGCCGATTACTCCTACTGGACCCTGGGGTATGCAATCTCTTTGCAAGGGGCTCGGAAACTCATCGGAGCTGAGCCTTTCAGCAAGATGCTGCCTGTAGACGAATTTCTGCCAGTCATGTACAACAAGCACCCTGT AGCGAAGTACATGGAGTACTACGAGTCCAGAGACTTGAAAGCCTTTTCAGCAGAACCCCTGCTTGTTTACCCCACCCACTACACAGGGCAGCCAGGCTACCTCAGCGACACAGAGACCTCCACAATCTGGGACAACGAGACCGTGTCAACGGACTGGGACAGAACGCACTCCTGGAAATCCCGACAGCAGGGCAAGATCCACAGCGACGCCCAGAACAAGGATGCCCTGCCTTCCCAGTCATCTCTCAACGCGCCGTCCTCCAGGGACGAGCTATGA